The Rhodanobacteraceae bacterium genome window below encodes:
- the rpsB gene encoding 30S ribosomal protein S2 has protein sequence MTTVTMRQMLEAGVHFGHQTRYWNPKMGPYIFGARGKIHIVNLEKTLPLFNDAMNFISGLAQRRSNILFVGTKRSARQTIKEEASRCGMPHVSARWLGGMLTNFRTVKQSIARLKELETQSTDGSWERLVKHEALQLSREMEKLDNSLGGIKNMNSLPDALFVIDTGHEEIAIKEARKLGIPVIGIVDTNHNPDHVDYVIPGNDDAISAIQLYARAAADAVLEGKAAAPAAAVGAADDFVELDADGNPLAGAAKPDNNRRNKPNDRKGPPRRRPSGGPGGAPRRSDDAGE, from the coding sequence ATGACCACCGTGACCATGCGGCAAATGCTCGAAGCGGGCGTCCATTTCGGACATCAGACCCGTTACTGGAACCCGAAAATGGGTCCGTACATCTTCGGCGCCCGCGGCAAGATTCATATCGTCAATCTGGAAAAGACCCTGCCGCTGTTCAATGACGCGATGAATTTCATCAGCGGTCTGGCGCAGCGTCGCAGCAACATCCTGTTTGTCGGCACCAAGCGCTCGGCTCGTCAGACCATCAAGGAAGAAGCCTCGCGTTGCGGCATGCCGCACGTGTCGGCGCGCTGGCTCGGCGGCATGCTGACCAACTTCCGCACCGTCAAGCAGTCGATCGCGCGTCTGAAGGAGCTTGAGACCCAGAGCACCGACGGCAGCTGGGAGCGTCTGGTCAAGCACGAAGCCCTGCAGCTCTCGCGCGAGATGGAGAAGCTGGACAACAGCCTGGGCGGCATCAAGAACATGAACAGCCTGCCGGACGCGCTGTTCGTGATCGATACCGGTCACGAAGAGATCGCGATCAAGGAAGCTCGCAAGCTCGGCATTCCGGTGATCGGCATTGTCGATACCAACCACAATCCGGACCATGTCGATTACGTGATCCCGGGTAACGACGACGCGATCAGTGCCATCCAGCTGTATGCACGCGCCGCTGCAGATGCCGTGCTGGAAGGCAAGGCTGCGGCTCCGGCCGCCGCTGTGGGTGCAGCCGATGATTTCGTCGAGCTGGACGCCGATGGCAATCCGCTGGCCGGTGCCGCCAAGCCGGACAACAACCGTCGCAACAAGCCCAATGACCGCAAGGGACCGCCGCGTCGTCGTCCCAGCGGTGGTCCGGGTGGCGCACCGCGTCGTTCGGATGACGCCGGCGAGTAA
- the map gene encoding type I methionyl aminopeptidase — protein sequence MSITYKTPEQIEKMRVAGRLAAEVLQMIRPHVVPGVSTDALDRICHEYIVDQQQAIPAPLNYKGFPRSICTSVNNVVCHGIPGPKVLKEGDIINIDVTVIKDGFHGDTSRMFHVGETSVLARRLVDTTLAAMKLGIEMVKPGEHLGEIGRAIQRFVEAERFSVVREYCGHGIGERFHEEPQVLHYYDPSRGKGEELKPGMTFTIEPMVNAGQRHVRLLPDGWTVVTKDRSLSAQWEHTVLVTEDGFEVLTLADGEPF from the coding sequence ATGAGTATTACCTACAAGACACCGGAACAGATCGAGAAGATGCGCGTCGCCGGGCGCCTCGCAGCCGAAGTGCTGCAGATGATCCGACCACACGTGGTTCCGGGTGTCAGCACCGATGCACTCGACCGGATCTGCCACGAGTACATCGTCGACCAGCAGCAGGCCATCCCTGCCCCGCTGAACTACAAGGGCTTTCCGCGTTCGATCTGCACCTCGGTCAACAACGTGGTTTGCCACGGCATTCCCGGGCCCAAGGTGCTGAAAGAAGGCGACATCATCAATATCGACGTCACTGTGATCAAGGATGGCTTTCATGGCGACACCAGCCGCATGTTCCATGTCGGCGAGACCTCGGTGCTGGCCAGGCGCCTGGTCGACACCACACTGGCGGCGATGAAGCTCGGCATCGAGATGGTCAAGCCGGGCGAACATCTGGGAGAAATCGGTCGTGCCATCCAGCGTTTCGTCGAAGCTGAGCGTTTCTCGGTGGTGCGCGAGTACTGCGGTCATGGCATTGGCGAGCGCTTCCACGAAGAACCGCAGGTGCTGCATTACTATGATCCGTCCCGCGGCAAGGGCGAGGAACTGAAGCCTGGCATGACCTTCACCATCGAACCCATGGTCAATGCCGGGCAGCGCCACGTGCGGCTGCTGCCGGATGGCTGGACCGTGGTCACCAAGGACCGCTCGCTGTCGGCGCAATGGGAGCACACGGTGCTGGTGACCGAGGACGGGTTCGAGGTACTCACGCTGGCAGACGGAGAGCCTTTTTGA